Proteins from one Micromonospora sp. M71_S20 genomic window:
- a CDS encoding neutral zinc metallopeptidase, whose translation MELNENARIDTSQVDDRRGSGGGGGLGGIPIPIGGGRGGIVGLVIAVLVALVGGGFGLNAATNGGDEPQGDNTSLEQKCSAEDALQQLDCRNALYVNSIQAYWQKALPEAFGEQYRPSRTVFFSQGVNTACGQADSGVGPFYCPADDLVYIDLTFYQVLAQQLGAEGEFAQPYVLAHEYGHHVQDLLGTEAQMRRQQQRDPDNANALSVKLELQADCYAGAWAKNATGTADASGQKIFTSISEQDIQQAIDTAEKIGDDAISKRANRPVNPDEFTHGSSAERKEWFTRGYSTGDPKSCDTFRGSL comes from the coding sequence ATGGAGCTGAACGAGAACGCGCGGATCGACACCAGCCAGGTGGACGACCGCCGAGGATCCGGCGGGGGCGGTGGGCTGGGCGGCATCCCCATCCCGATCGGCGGCGGCCGGGGCGGCATCGTCGGCCTCGTCATCGCGGTGCTCGTCGCGCTCGTCGGCGGCGGCTTCGGCCTGAACGCGGCCACCAACGGCGGCGACGAGCCGCAGGGCGACAACACGTCGCTGGAGCAGAAGTGCTCGGCCGAGGACGCGCTCCAGCAGCTCGACTGCCGCAACGCCCTCTACGTCAACTCCATCCAGGCGTACTGGCAGAAGGCCCTGCCCGAGGCGTTCGGCGAGCAGTACCGCCCGTCCCGGACGGTGTTCTTCAGCCAGGGCGTCAACACCGCCTGCGGGCAGGCCGACTCCGGTGTCGGCCCGTTCTACTGCCCCGCCGACGACCTCGTCTACATCGACCTCACCTTCTACCAGGTGCTCGCCCAGCAGCTCGGCGCCGAAGGCGAGTTCGCCCAGCCGTACGTGCTCGCCCACGAGTACGGCCACCACGTGCAGGACCTCCTCGGCACCGAGGCCCAGATGCGCCGCCAGCAGCAGCGCGACCCGGACAACGCGAACGCGCTCTCGGTGAAGCTGGAGTTGCAGGCCGACTGCTACGCCGGCGCCTGGGCGAAGAACGCCACCGGCACCGCCGACGCGAGCGGCCAGAAGATCTTCACCAGCATCAGCGAGCAGGACATCCAGCAGGCCATCGACACCGCCGAGAAGATCGGCGACGACGCCATCTCCAAGCGGGCCAACCGGCCGGTGAACCCGGACGAGTTCACCCACGGCTCCTCCGCCGAGCGCAAGGAGTGGTTCACCCGGGGCTACTCCACCGGCGACCCGAAGTCCTGCGACACCTTCCGCGGCAGCCTCTGA
- a CDS encoding carbohydrate-binding protein yields MLRRPATVAATTLSAAALVLTMALATQAGADTTPTPTAPAAGSDGVAPEMFAALQRDLRLTPDQARARLAVDDRASRAQQVLRTTLGAGYGGTWVTAEGAAVAVGVTRAADADPVRALGAVPVPVTYGEDTLHAAVDRLNRRAAAAPATVVGWYADLPGNSVVVLARDGGSAAARSFAAAAGVPAGAVRVQASTENPRPYADVIGGNAYYTGGSRCSVGFSVNGGFVTAGHCGRVGARTSQPGGTVRGSTFPGRDYAWVQVDAGNTPRGLVNDYRGGTVTVAGSVEAAVGAAVCRSGSTTGWRCGTIQQKNASVTYPEGTVTGLTRSNACAEPGDSGGSWISGDQAQGVTSGGSGNCTTGGTMYFQPVNAILAAYGLSLVTAGGPAPTPTPTSTGNPPGGTTWQVGTGYAAGATVSYAGQSYRCLQGHTAQPGWEPPNVPALWQRV; encoded by the coding sequence GCCGCCGGTTCCGACGGCGTCGCGCCGGAGATGTTCGCCGCCCTGCAACGGGACCTTCGGCTGACCCCGGACCAGGCCCGCGCCCGCCTGGCGGTCGACGATCGCGCCAGCCGCGCGCAGCAGGTGCTGCGGACCACGCTCGGTGCCGGCTACGGCGGCACCTGGGTCACCGCCGAAGGGGCCGCCGTGGCGGTCGGCGTCACCCGCGCCGCCGACGCCGACCCCGTCCGCGCCCTCGGCGCTGTCCCGGTCCCGGTCACCTACGGCGAGGACACCCTGCACGCGGCGGTTGACCGGCTGAACCGCCGGGCCGCCGCCGCGCCGGCCACCGTGGTCGGCTGGTACGCCGACCTTCCCGGCAACTCCGTCGTGGTGCTGGCCCGCGACGGCGGCTCGGCCGCGGCCCGGTCCTTCGCCGCGGCGGCGGGGGTGCCGGCCGGCGCGGTGCGGGTCCAGGCCAGCACCGAGAACCCGAGGCCGTACGCCGACGTGATCGGTGGCAACGCCTACTACACCGGCGGCAGCCGGTGCTCGGTCGGGTTCTCCGTCAACGGCGGGTTCGTCACCGCCGGGCACTGCGGCCGGGTCGGCGCCCGCACCTCCCAGCCCGGTGGCACCGTCCGCGGCTCCACCTTCCCGGGCCGCGACTACGCCTGGGTGCAGGTGGACGCCGGGAACACCCCGCGCGGGCTGGTGAACGACTACCGCGGCGGCACGGTCACGGTGGCGGGCAGCGTCGAGGCGGCCGTGGGGGCGGCGGTCTGCCGGTCCGGCTCCACCACCGGCTGGCGCTGCGGCACCATCCAGCAGAAGAACGCCTCGGTGACCTACCCGGAGGGCACCGTCACCGGGCTGACCCGGAGCAACGCCTGCGCCGAGCCGGGCGACTCCGGCGGCTCGTGGATCTCCGGCGACCAGGCCCAGGGGGTCACCTCGGGCGGCTCCGGCAACTGCACCACCGGCGGGACGATGTACTTCCAGCCGGTCAACGCGATCCTGGCGGCGTACGGGCTGAGCCTCGTCACCGCCGGCGGCCCCGCGCCGACCCCCACGCCCACCTCGACCGGCAACCCGCCCGGCGGCACGACCTGGCAGGTCGGCACCGGATACGCCGCTGGCGCGACGGTGAGCTACGCGGGCCAGTCGTACCGCTGCCTGCAGGGACACACCGCCCAGCCGGGCTGGGAGCCGCCGAACGTGCCGGCGCTCTGGCAGCGGGTCTGA
- a CDS encoding DUF692 domain-containing protein translates to MTGPAGVGIGWRPEIAGFVADLPGLRFVEVVAESVAATGPPPAGLAALRERGVTVVPHGVRLSLGGAEPVDPARVAHLGAVAELVGAPLVSEHIAFVRAGGVEAGHLLPLPRSREAVDAVCANVARAQAALPVPLALEPIAALFDWPDDELDEADFLTEILDRTGAFLLLDVANVYANARNRGTDPLVLLDRLPLERVSYVHVAGGADHGGYYHDTHTDPVPPAVLDLLRELCARRRPPAILLERDGHYPPATALRAELDALAAASGFPVVT, encoded by the coding sequence ATGACCGGCCCCGCCGGCGTGGGCATCGGCTGGCGGCCCGAGATCGCGGGGTTCGTCGCCGACCTGCCCGGGCTGCGCTTCGTGGAGGTGGTCGCGGAGAGCGTCGCCGCGACCGGGCCCCCGCCCGCCGGGCTGGCCGCGCTGCGGGAGCGCGGCGTGACGGTCGTACCGCACGGCGTGCGACTCTCCCTCGGCGGCGCGGAACCGGTCGACCCGGCGCGCGTCGCCCACCTGGGCGCGGTGGCGGAGCTGGTCGGGGCGCCGCTGGTCAGCGAGCACATCGCCTTCGTCCGGGCCGGCGGCGTCGAGGCCGGTCACCTGCTGCCACTGCCCCGCAGCCGGGAGGCGGTCGACGCGGTCTGCGCCAACGTCGCCCGCGCGCAGGCCGCGCTGCCGGTGCCGCTCGCGCTGGAACCGATCGCGGCCCTGTTCGACTGGCCCGACGACGAGCTGGACGAGGCCGACTTCCTCACCGAGATCCTGGACCGCACCGGCGCGTTCCTGCTGCTCGACGTCGCCAACGTGTACGCCAACGCCCGCAACCGGGGCACCGACCCGCTCGTGCTGCTCGACCGGCTGCCGCTGGAGCGGGTCTCCTACGTGCACGTGGCGGGCGGCGCCGACCACGGCGGCTACTACCACGACACGCACACCGATCCGGTGCCCCCGGCGGTGCTCGACCTGCTGCGCGAGCTGTGCGCCCGCCGCCGGCCGCCGGCCATCCTGCTGGAACGCGACGGGCACTACCCGCCCGCAACGGCGCTCCGCGCCGAGTTGGACGCCCTCGCCGCCGCGTCCGGCTTCCCGGTGGTGACGTGA
- a CDS encoding helix-turn-helix domain-containing protein, producing the protein MAATGTATSTEKGRRIVGAERQTLAKDLVKRYTSGESIRALAASTGRSYGFIHRVLTESGVQLRQRGGARRRKKA; encoded by the coding sequence ATGGCAGCCACTGGCACAGCCACCAGCACTGAGAAGGGTCGCCGGATCGTCGGAGCCGAGCGTCAGACGCTCGCCAAGGACCTGGTAAAGCGGTACACCTCGGGTGAGAGCATCCGCGCGCTCGCGGCCTCGACCGGCCGTTCCTACGGGTTCATCCACCGGGTGCTCACCGAGTCCGGGGTTCAGCTGCGGCAGCGTGGCGGCGCCCGACGCCGCAAGAAGGCGTGA
- the mug gene encoding G/U mismatch-specific DNA glycosylase, with product MAASAGRPGPGSPARRRGRAAEAAGRYPRPTREELAAAAERTIPDVIAPGLDVLFVGINPGLWSAATGWHFARPGNRFWPALHRGGFTPRLLHPSEQDELPGYGLGISNMVARASARADELTPAELVEGAEILTGKVERQHPRWVAVVGVTAYRIGFARPKAAFGPQPQRLAGARLWVLPNPSGLNAHFTPETLGAAFGELRAAVAAG from the coding sequence ATGGCCGCGTCCGCCGGCAGGCCGGGTCCCGGCTCGCCCGCCCGGCGGCGGGGGCGGGCGGCGGAGGCGGCCGGGCGGTATCCGCGGCCCACGCGGGAGGAACTCGCCGCGGCGGCCGAGCGCACCATCCCCGACGTCATCGCCCCCGGCCTGGACGTGCTCTTCGTGGGCATCAATCCGGGCCTGTGGTCGGCCGCGACCGGGTGGCACTTCGCCCGGCCGGGCAACCGGTTCTGGCCCGCGCTGCACCGGGGCGGCTTCACGCCCCGGCTGCTGCATCCCAGCGAGCAGGACGAGCTGCCCGGGTACGGGCTGGGCATCAGCAACATGGTCGCGCGGGCCAGCGCCCGCGCCGACGAGCTGACCCCGGCCGAGCTGGTCGAGGGGGCGGAGATCCTCACCGGCAAGGTCGAGCGGCAGCACCCCCGGTGGGTGGCCGTGGTCGGGGTGACCGCGTACCGAATCGGGTTCGCCCGGCCGAAGGCCGCCTTCGGGCCGCAGCCGCAGCGGCTGGCCGGCGCCCGGCTCTGGGTGCTGCCCAACCCCAGCGGCCTGAACGCGCACTTCACCCCCGAGACGCTCGGCGCCGCCTTCGGGGAGTTGCGGGCGGCGGTCGCCGCCGGCTGA
- a CDS encoding SDR family oxidoreductase gives MDLGLTDRVYVLTGASRGLGFATAQCLVADGARVVLSARDADAVAAAAQRLGGPERAVGLTADLADAQTPERLVAAAREHFGRLDGALVSVGGPPPGSAASVTDEQWRRSFETVFLGTVRMVRTVAENLAGGDGGAVGLVLSTSARGPVPGLGISNGLRPGLAGIAKDVADEYGPRGVRVVGLLPGRIMTDRNVELFAATGDPERARAEAEAAIPLRRIGAPAEFGRVAAFVLSPAASYLTGVTVPVDGGVLRGL, from the coding sequence ATGGATCTCGGACTGACCGATCGGGTGTACGTACTGACCGGCGCCTCCCGGGGGCTGGGCTTCGCCACCGCGCAGTGCCTCGTCGCCGACGGCGCCCGCGTGGTGCTCTCCGCCCGCGACGCCGACGCGGTGGCCGCCGCCGCGCAGCGCCTCGGCGGGCCGGAGCGGGCGGTCGGGCTCACCGCCGACCTGGCCGACGCCCAGACGCCGGAGCGCCTCGTGGCCGCGGCCCGCGAGCACTTCGGACGGCTCGACGGGGCGCTGGTCTCGGTCGGCGGGCCGCCGCCGGGCAGCGCCGCCTCGGTCACCGACGAGCAGTGGCGCCGCTCCTTCGAGACGGTCTTCCTCGGCACCGTACGCATGGTCCGCACCGTCGCCGAGAACCTGGCCGGAGGCGACGGCGGGGCGGTCGGGCTGGTGCTGTCGACCTCGGCGCGCGGGCCGGTGCCCGGCCTGGGCATCTCCAACGGCCTGCGGCCCGGCCTGGCGGGCATAGCCAAGGACGTCGCCGACGAGTACGGGCCCCGGGGCGTGCGGGTGGTCGGCCTGCTGCCCGGACGGATCATGACCGACCGCAACGTGGAGCTCTTCGCCGCCACCGGCGACCCGGAACGGGCCCGCGCGGAGGCCGAGGCCGCCATCCCGCTGCGCCGCATCGGCGCGCCGGCCGAGTTCGGTCGGGTAGCCGCGTTCGTGCTCTCCCCCGCCGCGAGCTACCTGACCGGGGTCACCGTGCCGGTCGACGGCGGCGTGCTGCGGGGCCTGTGA
- a CDS encoding enoyl-CoA hydratase/isomerase family protein, protein MTAEATGVRLECDGPVATVTLCRPDVLNAQTPAMWRAMSDFSRDLPGDVRVVVVRGEGRAFSAGLDLSVAGASGPGSFAELATLPEQECADRIAEYQGGFTWLHRPDVVSVAAVQGHAIGAGFQLALACDLRVLAEDAKLSMAEVTLGLVPDLAGTGRLVDLVGYSRALEICATGRRMDAAEADRIGLATLVVPNAELGAAVRDLTAGLLANDRNAVVEIKALLAGATGRSAADQQRAEREAQTRRLRDLAGRGE, encoded by the coding sequence GTGACCGCCGAGGCGACCGGGGTCCGGCTGGAATGCGACGGGCCGGTTGCGACGGTCACGTTGTGCCGGCCCGACGTGCTCAACGCGCAGACCCCGGCGATGTGGCGCGCGATGAGCGACTTCTCGCGGGACCTCCCCGGCGACGTCCGCGTCGTGGTCGTACGCGGCGAGGGGCGGGCGTTCTCCGCCGGCCTCGACCTGTCGGTGGCCGGAGCCTCCGGCCCGGGGTCGTTCGCCGAGCTGGCCACCCTGCCCGAGCAGGAGTGCGCCGACCGGATCGCGGAGTACCAGGGCGGTTTCACCTGGCTGCACCGTCCCGACGTCGTCTCCGTCGCCGCCGTGCAGGGGCACGCGATCGGCGCCGGCTTCCAGCTGGCGCTCGCCTGCGACCTGCGCGTGCTCGCCGAGGACGCGAAGCTCTCCATGGCCGAGGTGACGCTCGGCCTGGTACCGGATCTCGCCGGCACCGGCCGCCTGGTCGACCTGGTCGGCTACAGCCGTGCGCTGGAGATCTGCGCGACCGGCCGGCGGATGGACGCCGCCGAGGCGGACCGGATCGGCCTGGCCACCCTGGTGGTGCCGAACGCCGAGCTGGGCGCCGCGGTGCGTGACCTGACCGCCGGGCTGCTGGCCAACGACCGCAACGCGGTGGTGGAGATCAAGGCCCTGCTGGCCGGCGCGACCGGTCGGTCCGCCGCGGACCAGCAGCGGGCCGAGCGGGAGGCGCAGACCCGCCGGCTGCGTGATCTCGCCGGGCGGGGAGAGTAA
- a CDS encoding ABC transporter ATP-binding protein produces the protein MSGGGMAGWSMLRSMRNRDEISTHRLKRGVARRIVAFAGPYRRDIVVFLVTVVLAAVIGVATPVLAGDVIDTITRGGTDAGNAVVRLALVIAGLAVADALLSLAQRWYSARIGEGIILDLRTRVYDHVQRMPLQFFTRTQTGALVSRLNNDVLGAQRAFTSTLSGVVSNVIQLVLTAAVMFTLSWQITALSLVLLPVFIIPARRVGKRLAEITRESYNLDAKMNATMTERFGVSGALLVKLFGQPEVEARRFAGRAERVRDIGIQSAMYSRTFFVAMLLVASLAQALTYGLGGWLAVTGNVSAGTVVTLALLLTRLYGPLTALSNVRVDVMSALVSFDRVFEVLDLKPTIEEKPDAVTVPRASGRVEFRDVRFRYPSAAEISLASLEEVAALDRTVNEPVLKGVSFAVEPGQMVALVGPSGAGKSTLSMLISRIYDVTDGQVLVGGVDVRDATLASLRDEIGVVTQDSHLFHETIAENLRYARPDATDDEIWAALAGAQVADLVRSLPEGLETLVGERGYRFSGGEKQRIAIARLLLKAPSIVILDEATAHLDSESEAAVQRALSVALTGRTALVIAHRLSTVRDADQILVLDDGRIVERGRHEELVAVGGLYAELYRTQFAVADSPTPYADATGPEPVAVPPLRPYLADEALPPAAAN, from the coding sequence ATGTCGGGCGGCGGCATGGCCGGTTGGAGCATGCTCCGATCGATGCGCAACCGCGACGAGATCTCTACCCACCGGCTCAAGCGCGGGGTGGCCCGCCGGATTGTGGCCTTCGCCGGGCCCTACCGCCGGGACATCGTCGTCTTCCTGGTCACGGTGGTGCTGGCCGCGGTCATCGGCGTCGCCACCCCGGTGCTCGCCGGCGACGTGATCGACACGATCACCCGGGGCGGCACCGACGCCGGCAACGCGGTGGTCCGGCTGGCCCTCGTCATCGCCGGGCTCGCGGTGGCCGACGCGCTGCTCTCCCTCGCCCAGCGGTGGTATTCGGCCCGCATCGGCGAGGGCATCATCCTCGACCTGCGCACCCGGGTCTACGACCACGTCCAGCGGATGCCGCTGCAGTTCTTCACCCGCACCCAGACCGGCGCGCTGGTCAGCCGGCTCAACAACGACGTGCTCGGTGCGCAGCGGGCGTTCACCTCGACCCTGTCCGGGGTGGTCAGCAACGTCATCCAGCTCGTGCTCACGGCCGCGGTGATGTTCACCCTCTCCTGGCAGATCACCGCGCTCTCGCTGGTGCTGCTGCCGGTCTTCATCATCCCGGCCCGCCGGGTCGGCAAGCGGCTCGCCGAGATTACCCGGGAGTCCTACAACCTCGACGCGAAGATGAACGCGACGATGACCGAGCGGTTCGGCGTCTCGGGCGCGTTGCTGGTGAAGCTCTTCGGCCAGCCCGAGGTGGAGGCGCGCCGGTTCGCCGGGCGGGCCGAGCGGGTCCGCGACATCGGCATCCAGTCCGCGATGTACTCGCGGACCTTCTTCGTGGCGATGCTGCTGGTCGCCTCGCTGGCCCAGGCGCTCACCTACGGCCTCGGCGGATGGCTGGCGGTCACCGGCAACGTCAGCGCCGGCACCGTGGTGACCCTCGCATTGCTGCTCACCCGCCTCTACGGCCCGCTGACCGCGCTGTCCAACGTCCGGGTCGACGTGATGAGTGCGCTGGTCTCCTTCGACCGGGTCTTCGAGGTGCTCGACCTGAAGCCGACGATCGAGGAGAAGCCCGACGCCGTGACGGTGCCCCGGGCCAGCGGCCGGGTCGAGTTCCGCGACGTCCGGTTCCGCTACCCCAGCGCCGCCGAGATCTCGCTCGCCTCCCTGGAGGAGGTCGCCGCCCTCGACCGTACGGTCAACGAGCCCGTGCTCAAGGGCGTCTCGTTCGCGGTGGAGCCGGGGCAGATGGTGGCGCTGGTCGGCCCCTCCGGCGCCGGCAAGTCGACGCTGTCGATGCTGATCTCCCGCATCTACGACGTCACCGACGGGCAGGTGCTGGTCGGCGGGGTCGACGTCCGCGACGCCACCCTCGCCTCGCTGCGCGACGAGATCGGCGTGGTCACCCAGGATTCGCACCTGTTCCACGAGACCATCGCCGAGAACCTGCGCTACGCCAGGCCCGACGCCACCGACGACGAGATCTGGGCGGCCCTGGCCGGGGCGCAGGTCGCCGACCTGGTCCGGTCGCTGCCGGAAGGGCTGGAGACCCTCGTCGGCGAGCGCGGCTACCGCTTCTCCGGCGGCGAGAAGCAGCGCATCGCCATCGCCCGTCTGCTGCTCAAGGCCCCGTCGATCGTGATCCTCGACGAGGCGACGGCGCACCTTGACTCGGAGAGCGAGGCCGCCGTGCAGCGGGCGCTGTCGGTGGCGCTGACCGGGCGTACCGCGCTGGTGATCGCGCACCGGCTCTCGACCGTCCGCGACGCCGACCAGATCCTGGTGCTCGACGACGGGCGGATCGTCGAGCGGGGGCGACACGAGGAACTGGTGGCCGTGGGCGGGCTCTACGCCGAGCTCTACCGCACCCAGTTCGCGGTCGCCGACTCGCCCACCCCGTACGCCGACGCGACCGGGCCCGAGCCGGTGGCCGTGCCGCCGCTGCGGCCCTACCTCGCCGACGAGGCGCTGCCGCCGGCTGCGGCCAACTGA
- a CDS encoding TIGR04222 domain-containing membrane protein gives MTVLAAPGDTWGISGPAFLGVYLLAAVVIIVGTVVHRLSVLAGPQVGDLGQLGPQQVAYLNGGQQLAIWASLGGLRSSGAIGVRPDRRLTTGGPLPAGITPLDQAVHLAAGRNATTRELARDEWVRRALDQLRTSLEQRGLALAPADRAALRRGAFLLSALLLVGVLRIFAGLGNDRPVGWLVLSQVPLIVVAVLLHRVPWRTRAATRALRDLRRRHTYLAPAATPAYATYGAAGAAMGVALFGTASLYAMDPGFASQAEIQRQAISGSGASSGGGCGGGSSCSGGSSCGGGGGCGGGGCGG, from the coding sequence ATGACCGTCCTCGCCGCACCTGGTGACACCTGGGGCATCTCCGGTCCCGCCTTCCTCGGGGTCTATCTCCTCGCCGCCGTCGTGATCATCGTCGGCACGGTCGTCCACCGGCTCTCGGTCCTCGCCGGGCCACAGGTGGGCGACCTGGGTCAGCTCGGCCCGCAGCAGGTCGCCTACCTCAACGGCGGGCAGCAGCTGGCGATCTGGGCCTCGCTCGGCGGGCTGCGCAGCAGCGGGGCCATAGGCGTACGCCCGGACCGGCGGCTCACCACCGGCGGTCCGCTGCCGGCCGGGATCACGCCGCTCGACCAGGCCGTCCACCTGGCCGCCGGGCGCAACGCCACCACCCGGGAACTGGCCCGTGACGAGTGGGTCCGCCGGGCGCTCGACCAGCTCAGGACGAGTCTGGAGCAGCGCGGGCTCGCGCTCGCACCGGCCGACCGGGCCGCGCTGCGCCGGGGCGCGTTCCTGCTCTCCGCCCTGCTGCTGGTCGGCGTGTTGCGCATCTTCGCGGGCCTGGGCAACGACCGCCCGGTGGGCTGGCTCGTGCTGAGCCAGGTCCCGCTGATCGTCGTGGCCGTCCTCCTGCACCGGGTGCCGTGGCGCACCCGCGCCGCCACCCGGGCCCTGCGCGACCTGCGGCGTCGGCACACCTATCTCGCGCCCGCCGCAACCCCCGCCTACGCCACCTACGGCGCGGCCGGCGCCGCGATGGGGGTCGCGCTGTTCGGCACCGCGTCGCTCTACGCCATGGACCCCGGCTTCGCCAGCCAGGCCGAGATCCAGCGCCAGGCGATCAGCGGCTCCGGCGCCTCCTCCGGCGGCGGGTGCGGCGGCGGCAGCTCGTGCAGCGGGGGCAGCTCGTGCGGCGGAGGCGGGGGTTGCGGCGGAGGCGGGTGCGGCGGATGA
- a CDS encoding cadmium resistance transporter: protein MIDLLGTAAGAAVVFAATDIDDIVVLTLLFVAARTTGRPRPWQIVAGQYLGIGALALASAVVAAGLLVVPDPWTGLLGLLPVALGVRALLDRGADETPAVVGSTVGVAGVTIANGADNIAVYVPVFRALGPADSAVFLLVFVVLIALWCAAGAWLGNHPRVTGLVGRAGHWLVPAIFIAIGVVILATSGILPHLRDLLR, encoded by the coding sequence GTGATCGACCTGTTGGGCACCGCCGCCGGCGCCGCCGTGGTGTTCGCCGCCACCGACATCGACGACATCGTCGTCCTGACGCTGCTCTTCGTCGCCGCCCGCACCACAGGCCGCCCCCGGCCCTGGCAGATCGTCGCCGGGCAGTACCTGGGCATCGGCGCCCTCGCCCTGGCCAGCGCCGTGGTCGCGGCCGGGCTCCTGGTGGTGCCCGACCCCTGGACGGGGCTGCTCGGCCTGCTGCCGGTCGCTCTCGGCGTCCGCGCGCTGCTCGACCGCGGCGCCGACGAGACACCCGCGGTGGTGGGCTCCACCGTCGGCGTGGCCGGGGTGACGATCGCCAACGGCGCCGACAACATCGCCGTCTACGTACCGGTGTTCCGGGCGCTCGGCCCGGCGGACAGCGCGGTCTTCCTGCTGGTCTTCGTGGTGCTCATCGCGCTGTGGTGTGCGGCCGGCGCCTGGCTCGGCAACCACCCCCGGGTCACGGGGCTGGTCGGGCGCGCCGGCCACTGGCTCGTACCGGCGATCTTCATCGCCATCGGCGTGGTCATCCTGGCCACCTCGGGCATCCTGCCCCACCTGCGCGACCTCCTGCGCTGA
- a CDS encoding ABC-F family ATP-binding cassette domain-containing protein, with product MITATGLELRAGARILLSDTTLRVQPGDRIGLVGRNGAGKTTTLKVLAGEGQPYAGQIDRRSAIGYLPQDPRTGDLEVTGRDRVLSARGLDVLMAQMKEIETRLADGADDKLVRRYGALEDQFASLGGYAAEAEAARICANLGLPDRALAQTIGTLSGGQRRRIELARILFRDAGENGGGILLLDEPTNHLDADSITWLRSFLANHKGGLIVISHDGSLLESVVNKVWFLDATRSVVDVYNLGWKAYLEARETDERRRRRERANAEKKAGALMAQADKMRAKATKTVAAQNMARRAEKLISGLEEVRVADKVAKVRFPSPAPCGKTPLTATGLSKSYGSLEIFTDVNVAVDRGSRVAILGLNGAGKTTLLRMLGGLLEPDTGEVHAGHGLRLGYYAQEHETLDVDRTVLEHMRSAAIEQTDTDLRKILGAFLFSGDDVDKPAGVLSGGEKTRLALATLVCSGANVLLLDEPTNNLDPVSREQVLDAIARYPGAIVLVTHDPGAVMALKPDRAILLPDGDEDAWSDDLLELVELA from the coding sequence ATGATCACTGCCACCGGCCTGGAGCTGCGCGCCGGCGCCCGCATCCTGCTGTCCGACACCACGCTGCGGGTGCAGCCGGGTGACCGGATCGGCCTGGTCGGCCGCAACGGCGCCGGCAAGACCACCACGCTGAAGGTGCTCGCCGGCGAGGGCCAGCCGTACGCCGGCCAGATCGACCGCCGCAGCGCCATCGGCTACCTCCCGCAGGACCCCCGGACCGGCGACCTGGAGGTCACCGGCCGCGACCGGGTGCTCTCCGCCCGGGGCCTGGACGTGCTGATGGCCCAGATGAAGGAGATCGAGACCAGGCTCGCCGACGGCGCCGACGACAAGCTGGTCCGCCGCTACGGCGCGCTGGAGGACCAGTTCGCCTCCCTCGGCGGGTACGCGGCGGAGGCTGAGGCCGCCCGGATCTGCGCCAACCTCGGCCTGCCGGACCGCGCGCTGGCCCAGACCATCGGCACGCTCTCCGGCGGTCAGCGCCGCCGCATCGAGCTGGCCCGGATCCTGTTCCGCGACGCGGGCGAGAACGGCGGCGGCATCCTGCTGCTCGACGAGCCGACCAACCACCTCGACGCCGACTCGATCACCTGGCTGCGCAGCTTCCTCGCCAACCACAAGGGCGGCCTGATCGTGATCTCCCACGACGGCTCACTGCTGGAGTCGGTGGTCAACAAGGTGTGGTTCCTCGACGCCACCCGCTCCGTGGTCGACGTCTACAACCTGGGCTGGAAGGCGTACCTGGAGGCACGCGAGACCGACGAGCGGCGCCGCCGCCGGGAGCGGGCCAACGCCGAGAAGAAGGCCGGCGCGCTGATGGCGCAGGCCGACAAGATGCGGGCCAAGGCCACCAAGACCGTCGCCGCGCAGAACATGGCCCGGCGGGCCGAGAAGCTCATCTCCGGCCTGGAGGAGGTACGCGTCGCCGACAAGGTGGCGAAGGTGCGCTTCCCGAGCCCGGCCCCGTGCGGCAAGACCCCGCTCACCGCGACCGGCCTGTCGAAGTCGTACGGCTCGCTGGAGATCTTCACCGACGTGAACGTGGCGGTCGACCGTGGCTCCCGGGTGGCCATCCTGGGGCTCAACGGCGCCGGCAAGACCACCCTGCTGCGGATGCTCGGCGGCCTGCTGGAGCCGGACACCGGCGAGGTGCACGCCGGCCACGGCCTGCGGCTCGGCTACTACGCGCAGGAGCACGAGACGCTCGACGTGGACCGTACGGTGCTGGAGCACATGCGCAGCGCCGCCATCGAGCAGACCGACACCGACCTGCGCAAGATCCTCGGGGCGTTCCTGTTTTCCGGCGACGACGTGGACAAGCCGGCCGGGGTGCTCTCCGGCGGCGAGAAGACCCGGCTCGCGCTGGCCACCCTGGTCTGCTCCGGGGCGAACGTGCTGCTGCTCGACGAGCCGACGAACAACCTCGACCCGGTCAGCCGGGAGCAGGTGCTCGACGCCATCGCCCGCTACCCGGGCGCGATCGTGCTGGTCACCCACGACCCCGGCGCGGTCATGGCGCTGAAGCCCGACCGCGCCATCCTGCTGCCCGACGGCGACGAGGACGCCTGGAGCGACGACCTGCTCGAACTCGTCGAACTGGCCTGA